The Fortiea contorta PCC 7126 genome has a segment encoding these proteins:
- a CDS encoding PhoH family protein: MADALIFQLPNVPSAIALAGDGEENLKTLSQQTGANLVLRGQDLHISGTEKQIDLATRLVRSLEYLWTKGNIISMADILTARQALDSDRAEELQDLQRDILAKTRRGEEIRAKTFRQRQYIDAIRRRDLTFCTGPAGTGKTFLAVVVAVQALLANQFEKIILTRPAVEAGEKLGFLPGDLQQKVNPYLRPLYDAINEFIDPEKVPNLMERGVIEVAPLAYMRGRTLNNAFVIVDEAQNTTPAQIKMVLTRLGFRSRMVITGDMTQTDLPVNQQSGLAVAVQVLKHVEGIAFCEFSQRDVVRHPLVQRIVAAYEKYEH; the protein is encoded by the coding sequence ATGGCAGATGCTTTAATATTTCAGCTGCCGAATGTTCCTAGTGCGATCGCTCTAGCGGGAGACGGGGAAGAAAATCTCAAAACCCTATCTCAGCAAACAGGAGCTAATCTGGTGCTGCGTGGACAAGACCTACATATTTCCGGTACCGAGAAGCAAATTGATTTGGCAACTCGATTGGTGCGATCGCTAGAATATCTGTGGACGAAAGGTAATATCATCTCCATGGCTGATATTTTAACAGCTCGTCAAGCTTTGGATAGCGATCGCGCCGAAGAACTACAGGATTTACAACGAGATATCCTCGCTAAAACTCGCCGGGGTGAAGAAATTCGCGCCAAAACCTTTCGTCAGCGACAATATATCGACGCTATTCGCCGACGTGACCTCACTTTCTGCACCGGGCCAGCGGGGACTGGTAAAACTTTTCTGGCTGTGGTCGTCGCTGTCCAAGCACTTTTAGCTAACCAATTTGAAAAAATTATTTTAACTCGTCCCGCCGTTGAAGCCGGCGAAAAACTTGGGTTTTTACCAGGGGATTTACAGCAGAAAGTAAACCCCTATCTTCGCCCACTTTATGACGCTATCAACGAATTTATTGACCCCGAAAAAGTTCCTAATCTCATGGAACGCGGTGTCATTGAAGTTGCACCACTAGCTTACATGCGGGGACGCACTTTAAATAATGCTTTTGTGATTGTAGACGAAGCCCAAAACACCACACCCGCCCAGATCAAAATGGTTTTGACTCGTTTGGGTTTTCGTTCGCGGATGGTAATTACAGGCGACATGACACAAACTGACTTACCTGTCAATCAACAATCAGGGCTAGCTGTAGCTGTGCAAGTTTTGAAACATGTAGAAGGTATTGCTTTTTGTGAATTTTCACAAAGAGATGTTGTTCGCCATCCCTTAGTTCAGCGGATTGTCGCCGCTTATGAAAAGTACGAGCATTAG
- a CDS encoding Npun_F0813 family protein, whose translation MFILKRQDVEISSIQHPKRDQQVPILHYQGQTFRLISVFKASQEEEARGLWRELTDNRGKACVLLEEPDRYSVWGKVRIEQLDGDTGSHGKTGIFVQASVFLLQAVYLDIEDFLGSRQAALFEKDIAEVMRHKQFPKTSSPEAVKHLLNQDPLDAANLPPWQENHVIICLQELHRLGKTYFGNANFAHPVVDRLQEMGEGERSLFISWLNQSPMSKLWQ comes from the coding sequence ATGTTTATTCTCAAACGGCAGGATGTTGAAATATCAAGCATTCAGCACCCAAAACGGGATCAGCAGGTGCCGATCCTGCATTATCAGGGGCAAACCTTTCGTTTGATTAGTGTTTTCAAAGCTAGTCAAGAGGAGGAAGCTAGAGGCTTGTGGAGAGAATTAACTGATAATCGCGGTAAGGCTTGTGTTTTATTGGAAGAACCCGATCGCTACAGCGTCTGGGGTAAAGTACGCATAGAGCAGCTAGACGGTGACACAGGTAGTCATGGAAAGACGGGGATTTTTGTTCAAGCCAGCGTTTTTCTCCTGCAAGCAGTTTATCTGGACATCGAGGATTTTTTAGGTTCTCGACAAGCGGCTTTGTTTGAGAAAGATATTGCGGAAGTGATGCGACACAAGCAATTCCCCAAAACCTCTTCACCAGAAGCCGTCAAACACTTGCTCAATCAAGATCCATTAGACGCAGCCAACCTACCCCCTTGGCAAGAAAATCACGTAATTATTTGCTTACAAGAATTGCATAGATTGGGAAAAACCTATTTTGGTAATGCCAACTTTGCTCATCCAGTGGTTGATAGATTACAGGAAATGGGAGAGGGAGAGCGATCGCTATTCATAAGTTGGCTAAATCAATCGCCAATGAGTAAACTGTGGCAATAG
- a CDS encoding GTP-binding protein, with the protein MDILRIVVTGGVAAGKTSFIRTISEIEVVDTDKKATDETSQIKAQTTVAMDFGILNIGQNQLLHLYGTPGQTRFDFMWDILIRKAHAYILLVDAHRPEQFRYSRKILNFMKQRVKIPYLIGVTHLDCPGAWEVEDVALALGILDQFDSPPLMHVNATESVSVRAALITLIQELANSYQYQLLSR; encoded by the coding sequence ATGGATATTTTACGTATTGTAGTTACAGGTGGCGTGGCTGCGGGCAAAACTAGCTTTATTCGCACTATTAGTGAAATTGAAGTTGTTGATACTGACAAAAAAGCTACGGATGAAACATCTCAAATTAAAGCGCAAACTACCGTAGCGATGGATTTTGGTATTCTCAATATCGGACAAAACCAATTGTTGCACCTATACGGTACACCAGGACAGACTCGATTTGACTTTATGTGGGATATTCTTATTCGCAAAGCCCACGCTTACATCCTATTAGTAGATGCTCATCGCCCAGAACAATTTCGCTATAGTCGCAAGATTTTAAATTTCATGAAGCAAAGGGTAAAAATTCCTTATTTAATTGGAGTAACTCATCTTGATTGTCCTGGGGCTTGGGAAGTAGAAGATGTTGCATTAGCATTAGGAATCTTAGATCAATTTGATTCTCCACCGTTGATGCATGTTAACGCGACAGAGAGCGTGTCAGTGAGAGCTGCTTTGATTACCTTGATTCAAGAATTAGCTAATTCCTATCAATACCAACTGCTATCAAGGTAA
- a CDS encoding DUF6816 family protein has translation MIKSVRKAILGFYLIVFFLLGSGDAKAGELSQRLANFPQWEKLTSVKPAVGDLAYPDWMAGNWQVTSTLIDLVAPLAPNIVTPGFAANRRQLNQSVSFLVRFIAEQPVSGLKIIPKVNKKLPILVADRVFNSLNLMRAYLGEQAVLSVKVDPDSPNRQITLLRGDRQLVSIVTARATETTPDGKFITTELFQQLFKGGKTPYFNSVESTTAYRLIPTSQPRITADQVTAVYLSPQDPDYFTARSRPVALYRYCLEFFPASSINNSQG, from the coding sequence ATGATCAAGTCAGTAAGAAAAGCAATTTTGGGCTTTTATTTGATAGTTTTTTTCCTCTTGGGGAGTGGAGATGCGAAAGCTGGGGAGTTATCCCAACGGCTAGCCAATTTTCCTCAGTGGGAAAAATTAACCTCTGTAAAACCCGCTGTCGGAGACTTAGCTTATCCCGACTGGATGGCTGGTAATTGGCAGGTTACAAGTACATTAATCGATTTGGTTGCACCTTTGGCACCAAATATCGTCACTCCTGGATTTGCCGCTAATCGTCGCCAATTAAATCAAAGTGTCAGTTTTTTGGTAAGATTTATTGCAGAACAACCAGTCTCTGGTTTAAAAATCATTCCTAAGGTAAATAAAAAATTACCGATTTTAGTTGCGGATAGGGTATTTAATAGCTTGAATTTGATGCGAGCTTATTTAGGGGAGCAAGCTGTGTTGTCAGTTAAAGTAGATCCCGACTCACCTAATCGTCAGATTACTCTATTGCGCGGCGATCGCCAGTTAGTTTCTATCGTCACCGCTAGGGCTACGGAAACAACTCCCGATGGTAAATTTATCACTACAGAATTGTTTCAACAGCTATTTAAAGGTGGTAAAACTCCTTATTTCAATTCTGTTGAGTCTACTACTGCTTATAGACTAATTCCTACTTCTCAACCGCGAATCACAGCAGATCAAGTCACCGCTGTCTACCTTTCACCTCAAGATCCAGATTACTTTACTGCGCGCTCCCGACCAGTCGCTCTTTATCGCTATTGTTTAGAATTTTTTCCCGCTTCATCCATAAATAATTCTCAAGGATGA
- a CDS encoding GTP-binding protein, translated as MNTLRIVITGGVGAGKTSFIRTISDIEVVDTDKKATDEIAKIKEKTTVALDFGHLTITPSQSLYLYGTPGQPRFDFMWDILIQKANAYILLVAAHRPEDFHYGSQILEFVSQRVQIPMLIGLTHMDCPGARKAGDIAIALGVQNSVDKSSLIVVNTTKKASVQEALQALIRKITNTSL; from the coding sequence ATGAATACCCTACGCATTGTAATTACAGGTGGCGTAGGTGCAGGAAAAACAAGTTTTATTCGCACTATTAGTGACATAGAAGTCGTTGATACTGACAAAAAAGCTACAGACGAAATAGCAAAGATCAAGGAAAAAACTACGGTAGCTTTAGACTTCGGACATCTCACCATTACACCTAGTCAGTCACTCTATCTTTATGGCACGCCAGGACAACCCCGATTTGATTTTATGTGGGACATTCTCATTCAGAAAGCAAATGCTTACATCTTGTTAGTAGCTGCTCACCGTCCAGAAGATTTCCACTATGGAAGTCAGATTCTGGAATTTGTCAGCCAAAGAGTGCAGATTCCAATGTTAATTGGGCTGACTCATATGGATTGTCCGGGCGCTCGGAAGGCCGGAGATATTGCGATCGCCTTGGGAGTGCAAAATTCAGTTGACAAATCGTCCTTAATAGTTGTGAATACTACCAAAAAAGCTTCAGTTCAAGAAGCTCTACAGGCACTTATCCGCAAAATCACGAACACCTCATTATAG
- a CDS encoding porin family protein, giving the protein MQRLIKSFVTISALSSLVVAPLFIAAEQASAQPQKGTDASYVGVGVAAGVTNGGQVGQDAQFGGNASGRLKLGPTPFSARTQILFTDQTTAIIPQVSVDAPIAKGTNAYFAAGYSFVEANGKQTPLGDRDGVALTAGVESEVGKNFLLYSNATVGMKTYQNSGTSAVSIQGGLGYRFK; this is encoded by the coding sequence ATGCAACGATTAATCAAGTCTTTTGTGACAATTTCTGCGTTGTCTTCGTTAGTAGTTGCGCCGCTGTTTATAGCTGCTGAACAAGCTTCTGCTCAACCTCAAAAAGGTACTGATGCTAGCTATGTGGGTGTGGGTGTTGCGGCTGGTGTGACTAATGGTGGACAAGTTGGTCAAGATGCTCAATTTGGTGGTAATGCATCAGGGCGTTTAAAATTGGGGCCGACACCATTTTCTGCACGGACTCAAATTCTTTTTACTGATCAGACGACAGCTATTATCCCTCAAGTTTCTGTAGACGCACCTATTGCTAAAGGTACTAACGCTTATTTTGCTGCTGGTTACTCTTTTGTGGAAGCCAACGGTAAACAAACTCCTTTAGGTGACAGAGACGGAGTAGCTTTAACAGCTGGCGTTGAGTCGGAAGTCGGTAAAAACTTTCTGCTCTACAGTAACGCTACTGTAGGTATGAAGACTTACCAAAACAGTGGTACTTCTGCTGTTAGTATCCAAGGTGGTTTAGGCTATCGCTTTAAATAG
- a CDS encoding KH domain-containing protein — protein MFLNRSVPQPHHHKIETKSATTTPNYEQLVCFLVQPFLESPKSLSIDCEISHSLKKVWIRIAFESADKGKVFGRGGRNIQAIRTVIATAAEAAGQSVYLDIYGSTSSGHEGASSEEDRQEGLPPPPKSREQRGNGPRPVAKPRSR, from the coding sequence ATGTTTTTGAACAGATCAGTGCCACAGCCCCATCATCATAAGATCGAAACAAAATCTGCCACCACTACTCCTAACTATGAGCAGTTGGTGTGCTTCTTGGTACAGCCTTTTTTAGAATCTCCCAAGTCTTTGAGCATTGATTGTGAAATTTCTCACAGTCTCAAGAAGGTTTGGATTCGCATCGCCTTTGAAAGCGCAGATAAAGGAAAAGTGTTTGGTCGGGGAGGGCGCAATATTCAGGCGATTCGCACTGTCATTGCTACTGCAGCTGAAGCCGCAGGACAATCAGTATACCTAGATATCTATGGCAGTACCTCCTCTGGTCATGAAGGTGCTTCCTCTGAGGAAGATAGGCAAGAGGGATTACCACCGCCACCAAAATCACGAGAACAACGGGGAAATGGGCCTAGACCTGTTGCTAAACCCCGCTCTCGCTAG
- a CDS encoding protoglobin domain-containing protein: MALDPHAFLITLENRTGLTSEDKNLLKSQAEWGLEVAAEMADHFYAYLGRDSEMNGILHTGEGRIHRLRETFIEWFHEMFTGMDDWGKIYADRRWKIGLVHVRLGIGPQHVVPAMATVIHEVGKRLAADGKSADMKDALSRMCMIDLAFIEQAYIEVSSNAVLKETGWSEGLFKRLITSGAKAM, encoded by the coding sequence ATGGCTTTAGACCCACATGCTTTCTTAATTACCTTAGAAAACCGTACAGGCTTGACCTCTGAGGACAAAAATTTACTAAAATCTCAAGCGGAATGGGGATTAGAAGTGGCTGCAGAAATGGCTGATCACTTTTATGCTTACCTAGGACGCGATTCAGAAATGAATGGGATTTTACATACTGGTGAAGGGCGTATCCATCGCCTGCGAGAGACATTTATTGAATGGTTTCATGAAATGTTCACAGGTATGGATGATTGGGGAAAGATTTACGCCGATCGCCGTTGGAAAATTGGTCTAGTTCATGTCCGTCTCGGTATCGGGCCGCAACATGTTGTCCCAGCCATGGCAACGGTGATACATGAAGTAGGTAAGCGACTCGCTGCTGATGGCAAAAGTGCAGATATGAAAGATGCACTCAGTCGGATGTGCATGATTGACTTAGCTTTCATTGAGCAAGCTTACATAGAAGTATCTTCAAATGCGGTTTTGAAAGAAACAGGCTGGTCAGAGGGTCTGTTTAAACGTTTGATTACTAGCGGTGCTAAAGCTATGTAA
- a CDS encoding ABC transporter ATP-binding protein, producing the protein MAKFRDIVNYFRPYWKLSIFSITASSFYEVIDLVVPYAIGQILNVLSGQELDKPLQGTISTISEAINYPVNKYLTLGILLGLIFVVTVLRAPTEPWLTSWFHWDIALKSRRIQSQKAIEKILTLPLEYFDENNPGRIAGRVARGVTNHTWTYPEVAGQMIPKMFRVLAIFVCIWFIDWRIAILFLTSFAVILCFSVTKLQRLVWHDNRLDKYSETTESRTSEIVTNIKTVKAFATEYQELKRQNQRLQRELLVVDYRIHKGYVKLGTWQRTMVQFGVFMILGLTLAATVSGKISLGHFVMTLTLSSMAYAEIQPLGVLAEVFARRYPSMLRFHEFLQEPSVVDAEKLLEGKYQAESPYQFTGKVEFSHLSFGYDPNRQVLQDINLLIEPYQTVALVGRSGSGKSTLVKLLLRYFDPQSGQILIDGQDIRTLDVGKYRRRLAIVHQEVDIFNGTLLDNLTYGKPNASFEQVQEACKIARVDDVVQQLPQGYYTVVGERGVRLSGGQRQRLGIARALLVEPDVLVFDEATSSLDYESERSIQLAMRSIQGTRTTIIIAHRLSTVREADKIVVLDQGRIVEVGSHEELLRQQGIYRRLHSLQETGELLS; encoded by the coding sequence ATGGCAAAATTCCGAGATATTGTTAATTATTTTCGTCCTTACTGGAAACTGAGCATTTTCAGTATTACAGCATCCAGTTTTTATGAAGTCATTGATTTAGTTGTGCCTTATGCGATTGGACAAATTTTAAATGTCTTGTCTGGTCAAGAATTGGACAAACCACTCCAAGGAACTATCTCAACCATTTCTGAAGCTATTAATTACCCAGTCAATAAATACCTAACTTTAGGTATATTACTAGGTTTAATTTTTGTAGTCACAGTATTGAGAGCACCAACAGAACCTTGGCTAACTAGCTGGTTTCATTGGGATATTGCTCTAAAATCTCGTCGTATTCAGAGCCAAAAAGCCATCGAAAAAATTCTGACTCTTCCACTAGAATATTTTGATGAAAATAATCCAGGACGCATAGCTGGGAGAGTAGCTAGAGGTGTAACCAATCACACTTGGACATATCCGGAAGTCGCAGGACAAATGATTCCGAAAATGTTTCGGGTGCTAGCAATTTTCGTATGTATTTGGTTTATTGATTGGCGAATTGCCATTTTGTTTTTGACTTCTTTCGCTGTTATTCTCTGTTTTAGTGTAACGAAATTACAGCGATTAGTTTGGCATGATAATCGGCTAGATAAATATTCAGAAACAACAGAAAGCCGGACTTCAGAAATAGTCACTAACATCAAAACCGTTAAAGCTTTTGCCACAGAGTATCAAGAATTGAAACGACAAAACCAACGCTTACAAAGAGAATTGTTAGTAGTTGACTACCGTATTCATAAAGGTTATGTCAAACTGGGGACATGGCAACGCACTATGGTTCAGTTTGGCGTGTTTATGATCCTGGGTTTGACATTAGCAGCAACGGTCAGCGGAAAGATTTCTTTAGGTCATTTTGTCATGACCTTAACACTTTCTAGTATGGCTTATGCTGAAATTCAGCCACTTGGTGTCTTAGCAGAGGTTTTTGCTCGACGCTATCCTTCCATGCTCCGGTTTCATGAATTCTTGCAAGAGCCATCAGTTGTTGATGCTGAGAAACTTTTAGAAGGCAAATATCAGGCAGAATCACCTTATCAATTTACTGGTAAAGTTGAGTTTTCTCACCTCAGTTTTGGTTATGATCCTAACCGCCAAGTTTTACAAGATATCAACCTCTTAATTGAGCCATATCAAACAGTAGCATTAGTGGGGCGTTCTGGTTCTGGTAAATCTACATTAGTAAAATTGTTGCTGCGATATTTTGACCCGCAATCAGGACAAATTCTCATTGACGGTCAAGATATTCGTACCTTAGATGTGGGTAAGTATAGACGCAGATTAGCGATCGTTCACCAAGAAGTAGACATTTTTAATGGCACTTTGTTAGATAATCTTACCTATGGCAAACCAAACGCCAGTTTTGAGCAGGTTCAGGAAGCCTGTAAAATCGCCAGAGTTGATGATGTCGTACAGCAACTACCCCAGGGTTACTATACCGTCGTTGGAGAACGTGGTGTGAGACTATCTGGCGGACAAAGACAACGGTTGGGAATCGCTAGAGCTTTGTTAGTGGAACCAGACGTACTAGTTTTTGACGAAGCTACCTCCAGCCTAGATTATGAATCTGAGCGTTCCATTCAACTAGCAATGCGATCAATTCAAGGAACTCGCACCACAATCATCATCGCTCACCGTCTGAGCACAGTTCGGGAAGCCGATAAGATTGTAGTTCTAGATCAAGGAAGAATTGTAGAAGTGGGGAGCCACGAAGAACTTTTGCGCCAACAAGGGATTTACCGTCGTTTGCACTCTTTGCAAGAAACAGGGGAACTGTTGAGTTAA
- a CDS encoding DUF4388 domain-containing protein: protein MSLSSSFTDFSLAELFQLIDQGRKSGCLSVCTLPDLYAPGSKSHYYYIWFRQGRIIATANRLNGGGLASKIAQRKWINQSDLDQLYTVASTTPLGLNLKTQEVLSAEQLNLLFASQLQQVRELFEIQTGVFKLDSKATVPWKEMTGLSLRAIEVALMALRVLKNWGVMADALPDPDSGIQSIIQNKPNLRLDSFEWQVWEFANGSVCIRAIASQLHQPIVKVQQAAFRLMLAGLVEEVTPIMATPDLDDYPLDFSWLNSTKSSLLETPQVDSGFLQNLVGFLRSKN from the coding sequence ATGAGTCTATCTAGTTCTTTTACAGATTTTTCCTTGGCTGAATTATTTCAACTGATTGACCAAGGACGCAAATCTGGTTGTTTAAGTGTCTGCACCTTACCAGACCTTTATGCACCAGGATCAAAATCTCACTATTATTATATTTGGTTCCGACAAGGGCGGATTATTGCTACTGCTAACCGTTTAAATGGTGGAGGGTTAGCATCTAAAATTGCCCAGCGGAAATGGATCAATCAATCAGATTTGGATCAACTTTATACAGTTGCATCAACGACACCTTTGGGGTTGAATTTAAAAACTCAAGAAGTGCTGAGTGCAGAGCAATTAAATTTATTGTTTGCTAGCCAATTACAGCAGGTGCGCGAGCTGTTTGAAATTCAAACTGGCGTATTTAAACTTGATAGCAAAGCTACTGTACCTTGGAAAGAGATGACTGGGTTAAGCTTGCGAGCAATTGAGGTAGCGCTGATGGCTTTAAGAGTATTAAAAAATTGGGGAGTGATGGCTGATGCGCTTCCAGATCCTGATTCTGGGATTCAAAGTATCATACAAAATAAACCGAATTTACGGTTAGATAGTTTTGAATGGCAAGTATGGGAATTTGCGAATGGGAGTGTTTGTATTAGAGCGATCGCCTCTCAACTGCATCAACCAATTGTGAAAGTTCAGCAAGCTGCTTTTCGCTTAATGCTAGCAGGATTAGTAGAAGAAGTAACCCCAATTATGGCTACACCTGATTTGGATGATTACCCTTTGGATTTTAGCTGGCTAAATTCTACCAAATCTTCTTTATTAGAAACGCCTCAAGTAGATAGCGGTTTTTTGCAAAATCTGGTGGGATTTTTAAGGAGTAAGAATTAA
- a CDS encoding site-specific integrase — protein MKTAEAIATRIQNDILGGHFDITLDSYRVVHKTPHKITHKALITLWDAWAVHLDLPVTTREHHYKAIRQQILKVNPDVTDTLWLTQSTLGASTFNQRLGYLKACFKWAMSAQLVLSNPYDIIKNRKVVSNDIKPFTGAEITKILQGFDLLFPHYSPFVRFLMVTGVRTSEAIGLRWQHIDLDKGEVVIQESLSRDWAGNGYQRVRKETKTGITKHLYLPPGLLEVLKSIKTGVMTPDALVFTTPNHKPIDDGNFRERYWVKVLAHIGVPYRNPYTMRHTMASHAIDQGTPLTGVAYLLGHKDTTMVMKTYGHMINRPRLPDIPLD, from the coding sequence TTGAAGACAGCCGAGGCGATAGCTACGAGGATACAGAATGATATCCTGGGCGGGCATTTTGACATAACATTAGATAGCTATCGGGTAGTTCATAAGACCCCGCATAAGATAACCCATAAGGCTTTGATTACCCTATGGGATGCTTGGGCCGTCCACTTAGACCTACCTGTTACTACTAGGGAGCATCACTACAAAGCCATCAGACAGCAAATACTCAAAGTCAACCCAGATGTGACAGATACTTTATGGTTAACACAGTCAACTCTGGGGGCATCAACATTTAACCAGCGGTTGGGGTATCTAAAAGCCTGTTTCAAGTGGGCTATGTCCGCACAGCTTGTACTTAGTAATCCATACGACATTATTAAGAATCGTAAGGTTGTATCAAATGACATTAAGCCTTTCACGGGGGCGGAGATAACGAAGATATTACAAGGGTTTGACCTACTGTTTCCCCACTATTCCCCTTTCGTCAGATTCCTTATGGTCACAGGGGTTAGGACATCCGAGGCTATAGGTCTAAGATGGCAGCACATAGACTTGGACAAGGGCGAAGTTGTTATCCAGGAAAGTCTATCAAGAGACTGGGCTGGTAACGGATATCAGCGAGTCCGAAAAGAAACCAAAACAGGCATTACTAAGCATTTGTACTTACCACCTGGGTTACTAGAGGTCTTGAAATCCATAAAGACAGGCGTGATGACCCCCGATGCCTTGGTATTTACCACGCCTAATCATAAACCTATTGATGATGGAAACTTTAGAGAACGCTATTGGGTCAAAGTGTTAGCCCATATAGGAGTACCTTATCGAAACCCTTATACTATGCGTCATACTATGGCATCCCATGCAATAGACCAGGGCACACCATTGACCGGGGTAGCTTATCTCTTAGGGCATAAGGATACCACTATGGTTATGAAAACTTACGGGCATATGATAAACCGTCCCCGGTTGCCTGATATCCCCCTGGATTAA
- a CDS encoding plasmid mobilization protein gives MRKRDYTIRVRANKQEIDIIRQKAQQSGYCFSEYVRLSALGCVPIITAEDNYEKAGKYDLPLWRYEQKRQKASPA, from the coding sequence ATGAGAAAACGAGATTACACCATAAGAGTAAGGGCAAACAAGCAAGAGATAGATATTATTCGGCAGAAGGCTCAACAGTCGGGCTACTGTTTCTCGGAATACGTGCGACTATCCGCCCTAGGCTGTGTACCAATAATCACGGCTGAGGATAACTACGAGAAAGCTGGTAAGTACGATTTGCCTTTGTGGCGATATGAGCAGAAACGACAGAAAGCATCACCAGCTTAA
- a CDS encoding ADP-ribosylglycohydrolase family protein: MLTAAKTLSGLMGLCVGDALGVPVEFTSRAERVKSPVTTMLGYGTWNQPLGTWSDDSSLTFCLAESLCRGYSLDAIANSFWRWYKDAYWTPRGELFDIGHTTHAAIMRLKQGILPREAGGKVENTNGNGSLMRILPMAYCHKILTFGELISRVHDVSAITHAHARSQIACGIYTTIAVALLAGADPQTAYLQSLNKIQTIYSVREYLLEKPHFARIYSGEIAQLPIEEINSGGYVIDTLEASLWCLLNSSSYSEAVLKAVNLGGDTDTTAAVTGGLAGIYYGIENIPQDWINKIARKQDVINLANRFAAAVYS, from the coding sequence ATGCTAACCGCTGCAAAAACGTTGTCTGGTTTGATGGGTTTATGTGTCGGTGATGCATTGGGTGTGCCGGTGGAGTTTACTAGCCGCGCTGAACGAGTTAAATCTCCGGTAACAACGATGCTGGGTTATGGAACATGGAATCAACCGCTAGGAACTTGGTCTGATGACAGTTCGTTGACGTTCTGCTTGGCTGAAAGCCTTTGCAGAGGCTATTCATTAGACGCCATTGCAAATTCCTTTTGGCGCTGGTATAAGGACGCTTACTGGACTCCTAGGGGCGAATTATTCGATATTGGCCACACTACCCATGCGGCAATTATGCGCTTGAAACAGGGGATACTACCGCGCGAGGCTGGAGGGAAGGTAGAAAATACCAATGGTAATGGTTCTCTGATGCGGATTTTGCCGATGGCTTATTGTCACAAAATCTTAACTTTTGGGGAATTAATTTCGCGGGTGCATGATGTTTCGGCTATTACCCATGCTCACGCGCGATCGCAAATTGCCTGCGGCATATATACTACTATTGCGGTTGCTTTATTAGCAGGGGCTGACCCCCAAACAGCTTATTTGCAAAGCTTAAACAAAATTCAAACTATCTATTCTGTACGTGAATATCTTTTAGAAAAACCACACTTTGCGAGAATTTACAGTGGTGAAATTGCCCAGTTACCAATAGAAGAGATTAATTCTGGCGGCTATGTGATTGATACTCTAGAAGCGTCTCTGTGGTGTTTGTTAAATAGCTCATCCTACTCAGAAGCGGTATTAAAAGCTGTCAATTTAGGTGGAGATACTGATACCACCGCCGCCGTCACTGGTGGATTAGCCGGAATTTACTATGGTATTGAAAATATTCCCCAGGATTGGATTAACAAAATCGCCCGCAAACAGGACGTTATTAATTTAGCGAATCGTTTCGCAGCGGCTGTTTATAGTTAA
- a CDS encoding roadblock/LC7 domain-containing protein yields the protein MHLGNILKLISRTFRTMFTETDETPPSSSNLQPFLSTASQPALPKITEETLMINVSMLQEVLQNFVSGTSNVQGAALVSPDGLALASVLPADMDEDRTAAMSAAMLSLGERIGSELVRGTIDRIVVEGEKGFGVVVSCGPDAVLLVLSSAAAKQGLLFLEIKRAVSQITPLVA from the coding sequence ATGCATTTAGGCAATATCCTCAAACTAATCTCCAGAACATTTCGCACAATGTTCACAGAGACAGACGAAACACCGCCATCGTCAAGCAATTTACAACCATTTTTATCAACAGCTAGTCAACCAGCTTTACCGAAAATTACTGAGGAAACACTCATGATTAACGTTTCAATGCTACAAGAAGTTCTGCAAAACTTTGTTAGTGGCACATCTAACGTCCAAGGTGCTGCTTTGGTTAGCCCTGATGGTCTAGCTTTGGCGTCTGTACTACCAGCAGACATGGATGAAGACCGGACTGCAGCCATGTCTGCAGCTATGCTGTCACTGGGTGAGCGCATCGGTAGCGAATTAGTTCGCGGTACCATTGACCGGATTGTGGTGGAAGGAGAAAAAGGCTTTGGTGTCGTCGTTAGCTGCGGCCCAGACGCGGTTTTATTGGTTCTATCCAGTGCTGCGGCTAAACAAGGCTTATTGTTTTTAGAAATCAAACGCGCCGTTTCTCAAATTACACCCCTAGTAGCTTAG